AATGTGTCGCCCCCTTGATGAACAATAACAGCCAATTTTAACTGTGACTTTTTCTCTTGCATTAAAGCATAAGTTTTTTCAAGTTTTTCGCGCAATCTGTTTTTATCTTCTGGTTGACTGGTTAGTTTCAAAGCAGATTTGTACATTTCAATGGCTTTTTTGTAATCTCCTTCGAAGCTATAAACCTCTCCCAAGTATTCCAATATTTTTGGATCTTTTCCGAATTTTTTAAGAAATGATGTGGCATAGTTTTTACACTTTGACCATTTCTTTAGTTGTCGGTAAATCGAACATATATAGTAATGGCTTTCCTTGTTGTAAGGATTGTTCTTCAAAATTTCGTTGAACTTCCTAAGTGCTTCGTTGTAGTTTCCTACTTCAAAGCTTTTAATAGCTTCCTGAAAATTTTTTCTCAAGTTATACACCTCCAATTTCTCGAGAGAATCAATCTGATTTTGATGAGCGGTTCCTTCGATCGATCGTTTTTTTGGAGGTAACTGATGTCCAATTAGCTTGGGGATCAGCTTAGTATAGTGTTGTTATGGGATTCTCAAGAATTTTTTCCAATATCTATTTTTTAACGTATACCTCAAAAGTTCATGCTTGAAATTTTTCATGTAAGATTGTATTTCTTCAGGAATTTGAGAGGTATCTTCTATTTTCGAGGGATATTGCTCTTTAGGATCTGCCCTCAGATCGAACAAGTATAACTGCCCGTCTAGTTTCATAAGTTTTTTATCTTTTGTTCTAATGCACCAGTTGTGAATACCCTTTTTCAATGGATCGTGTGCAATACTATCTTTCCTTCTGAACCCTTCGCAGTATATGTACTCCCTTGTGTCTTTTCCTCCAAACAAAGTATCTTTTCCCACGAATTCCTTAGGTTTTTCGCCGAATAGAAACCTTGATATTGATGGAGCAAGGTCCACAAGCGAGACAAGTTTCTTTTTCTCAGAGTTTCTTTCTTCTTGTGAAAATTTTTCATTTCCCACTTTGACAATCAATGGTACTCTAATAATTTCTTCGAAAGGTTTTGGAAGATGATCAAAATTCCCATGTTCAAGAAATTCTTCACCGTGGTCTGAAGTTATTATCACGATGGTATCTCTTAGAATCCCCATGGTATCGAGCGCATTTAGAAGTCTTCCTATGTGGTGTTCTACTATCTCTAAGCCTTGTGTATACCAATCTTCAGCTAGTGTCCGCCATTTTTTTGCTTCTTCTCTCGAAAATTTTCCTCTGTCTCTAAAGAATTTGTTTATCAAAAACCTTTCTCTCAAAGATTGTTCCCACAGGCCTTGATAAGGTCCATGAACGTCCATGAAATCAATGAAAGCAAAAAAGCGCTGGTTTTTATTCTCTTTCAACAGTTCTATGAACTTATCAATTTGGTTTTGTGCTTTGTATATTATTGCCACATTTAGTAGTATTTTGAATATCTCCGATGCCTTATAAGTTAGATTACCTAGTTTCATTTTCTCAAGGGCTTTTTTTATTTTTGATTTCAGAAACCTTTTTTTCAATTCCATTTTACGCTCGCTCTGCCAAAAAATAATTCCCCTTGCATACCCGTACAAATCCGATACGTATATATTTCCACCGTCGGATCCAAAGGTCACATAACCCTTTTGTTTCAAATACTCCGCAAAAGTTAAAGGGGCATGTATAACCCCTGGAGTCACCGTTTGAGAAGAATAAATAGAAGCTAGAATACCTGGAAAAGAAAAAGGTGTGCTCGTTCCAGAGGAAAAGGCATGATCATATATTAACCCTTGACTTGCAATCTCATCGAGGATGGGAGTTTTGTGAGATTTCTCGAAACTTTCTGAGCAGCTTACATAATCATATCTCAATGTATCAATAACTAGGAAAAGAATATTCATGTATGTATCCCTCCTATCAATGTATGTTACAATGATAATGATATCATGTACTCATATTGGAGTGTGATGGGAGTATGGACAGAGTCACGATAAAGATTCCTAAGTCTTTATACGCCAGAATAAAAAAGGTGATAGAAGGAACCAGTTACAACAGCGTAACGGAGTTTGTGGTAGATGTATTGAGAGATCTGGTCTCATCTGGAATAGAAAAGGTGAACGACGAGTTCGAGATGACATCTCTCACGAAAGAAGAAATAAAAGCTATAAAGAGAAGGCTGAAAAACCTAGGATATCTGTGAAAGACGTTGTACTTAGGAAGGGAGGGGAATTCATACAATGGATCCCAAGGCCAAGAATATTGTGTGGCACGAAGGGAAGGTTAAGAAAGAGGATCGGGAAAAACTCCTTGGCCAGAAAGGAGTAGTCGTATGGCTCACGGGGCTTCCGGGTTCGGGGAAATCCACCATTGCTCATGAACTGGAATGGAGATTGCTTGAAAGAGGAAAACTTGCTTACGTTCTAGATGGAGACAATATAAGACACGGTTTGAACAGTGATCTTGGTTTCTCGCCGGAGGACAGAAAGGAAAACATAAGGAGAATAAGTGAGGTGGCGAAACTCTTTGCAGATGCAGGGATCATCACTATCACGGCGTTCATTTCTCCTTACAGAGAAGATAGAAGAAGAGCTAGATCTCTTTTGAAAGAAGGAGAATTCATAGAGATTTATGTGAAATGTCCTCTTGAAGTACTCATAAAGAGAGATCCAAAGGGATTGTACAAAAGAGCTCTGAAAGGAGAAATAAAAGAATTTACAGGGATTTCCGCCCCCTACGAGGAACCAGAAAATCCCGAATTGATCGTAGAAACCGACAAAGAAAGCGTGGAGGAATCTGTTGGAAAAATCCTAAAGTATCTCGAAGAGAAAGGAATAATATAACTAATATCGGGGTGAAGGTATGTTTGTGGATTTTCATGTACACACAAGTGCATCCGATGGTAGTTTCGCGCCAACAGAAGTGATAAAGATGGCTACAGACAAGGGCATAGAGGTTCTTTCAATAACTGATCACGATACTGTTGAAGGGGTACAAGAAATTTCTGGAGTAGAAGGGATCGTTTTTGTTCCCGGAGTTGAGATCAGTTCGGAGTATCCTCGAACTTTGCATATTTTGGGATACGCCATAGATCCTTTTCACGAGAAATTGTGTGCGGTCTTGAAAGATCTGCAAGAATTTCGTAAAAAAAGAAACCTTCTGATCGTTGAAAAGATGAATCAAATGGGTTTTCATATAACGTTAGAAGAGCTCATAAAAGAAGCAGGTGGAGGGTTAGTCGGAAGACTCCATTTCGCTAGTTTGATGGTGAAAAAAGGTTTTGTCTCCAATTATCAGGAGGCTTTCGATAGATACTTGGGGAAAGGGAAACCTTTGTACATTGACAAAAAGCGTCTCCAACCGGACGAAGCTATCGGACTTATACTGGCAGCAGGTGGCATACCAGTTCTTGCACATCCTTATCAAGCGGAGGAAGATGAAGAAAAGTTGGAAGATCTTGTGAAAAAGTTAGCCGGTTTTGGCTTGAAAGGTATAGAAGTTTTCTACTCGAAGCACAACGAAAGAAGGATTTCAAAATATTTAGAGTTGGCCAAGAAATATGATCTGTTAGTGACTGCCGGCACCGACTTTCACGGTGAGAACAAGCCAGATATTCCACTGGGGATCAGTGTTCAGTACTATTATTTGAGAGAATTTCTTAGTGAAATTGAAGGGAGGTGTGTGTTATGAAACAAGTTAACATTCCTGACGATCTGTATGAAGCCATTGAAAAAAAACTTGATGAATATGGTTTCAAAACGGTGGATGAGTATGTTACGTTCGTTTTAAAAGAGGTGATAAACACAGATGAAAAGGGTTCTGAGGATACGGATGTGTTTTCTGAAGAGGAAGAAGAAATCATAAAAAAGAGATTGAGAGATTTGGGATACCTGGATTGAGATGAAGAAGAAGGTTGTTTTTCTGGTTTCATTGGTCCTCTTTGTCTTACCGTTTTTCCTTTCACCGCCCTTTGATCTAAGTGAGGAAGGGTTCAAGACCCTAGTTATTTTTGCAATTTGTACCCTTTGGTGGATCACAAACGTTGTACCTATCATGATAACAAGTCTTTTCGCAATTATCTCATTCCCTCTGTTGGGATTGGCGAGCTCAGAGGAGGTCTATTCTTATTTTGGTAACACTTCTGTTTTCTTTTTAATAGGCTCTTTCATCATCAGTTCTGTGTTGAGAAGAAACGGTATCACACAAAAAGTAGCTTTAAAGTTCATAGAAACTTTTGGGAAAAACCCAAAAAGATTGATTCTAAGTGTTCTTTTTTCTTCTTATTTTCTGTCTCTGTGGATGCTCAGTCATGCGGTGGTAGCAGTTTTGTTGCCCATTGTGCTAGAAATAGCGAGCAATATGGAAGAGGGGAGTGAAAAGTTTGCAAAAGCGCTTTTGCTTGGAACTTTTTGGGGAGCAGTTTTGGGAGGTAACACTACCCTTCTTGGAGGTGCACGAGCACCTCTCGTTTTTGCTATGTTTCAACCCTACTTTGCTAGAAGGTTAACCTTTCTCAAATGGATTTTGGCTTCTCTTCCCATTACAGGAACTTTGCTTCTTTTTTCATCGTTTTTTCTCATCAAATTGACGCCTAATTTAGAAATGGAAAAAATAAGGAAATTTCTTCGGTCAAGTATGAAGGAAGACACACTCTCTTCTAAGAAGATTTTCATCATTGCTGTCACCATAGTTACCATCTTTCTTTGGATGTTCGCAGGAGAACGAATAGGAGTTGCAAACATAGCGTTAGGAGCAGTAATTGTTCTTTTCTTTATGGATGCGGTCAGCTGGGGAGAGGTAGAGGAAGATGTAAATTGGGGAGTTATTCTCATGTACGGTGGAGCCATTGTGTTGGGAAGAATGGTGAGCAAGACAGGTTTGGCAGAGTGGATCGTTTCTCACCTGAAAATGGAAGTTCTCTCTCCTACTGTTCTGTTCTTTACAATGATAATAGGTGGTATGCTTTTAACGGAGGTGATGAGTAATTCCGCTGCCGCAGTGGTGTTGACGCAATTCGCTATTCCACTTTTAGGGAGTATGAAGATACCTCCAGAAGCTGTGGCAGTGATGGTTTCCATGGTAACAGGATTTTCTTTCATGTTCCCAACAGGTTCACCGAGTGCTGCGTTGATTGCATCGACCGGATACATACAAATAAAAGATCTCGTAAAATACGGTGCTTTCATAGCTTTTTTATCTTTTGTTGTCTTCGTTGTTTTTGTGAACACTCTTTGGAAGTGGATCTTTTAGGAGGCTTGATGATGTGAAACTTGTCACCTTATTTTTGGATTTTGAGTGGAATCCTTTGGTGTTTTTGAAGGTCATAAAAAACGCCAGCGTGGTGAAGATCGTTCCTCTAATCGATGAGAATCTGATATCGCTTTCTATGGAATTGATATCGGAAAAAGGATGGTTGGGCAAGCATGAAATGGATGTTCTTATAAACACTCTGAAGAAACAGTTGGAGAAACAAGAAGAAAAGTTCTTGAGTGAAATGGAGAGGATTTTAAAAGAACGAAATGTGGTTTACGTTATTGAAAGGAGAGAGGGCAACTTGAAAAAAGTTCTGATAGATCTTTTTTCTGAAAAACCGGATAAAGTGGTGATTTTCATAAGGAGGAGAAACCCTCTTCTGAAGGTGGTTAAGCCCATCTTACGAGGCATTATGAAAAATCATCAAAAAATCGAGATTGTGAAGGTGTAAGGAGGTGTTTGTTGTGATAAACCCCCATGGTGGACATTTAGTAAACAGGATTGTAGAAGTGGAAGAAAAAAAGGAGTGGGAAAGGAAAGCGAAAGAAATGAAAAAAATCACTGTGTCGTACTGGGATCTATCTGAGCTGGAAAACATCGCCACTGGGTTGTTCAGTCCATTGGAGGGTTTCATGGTGAAAGAGGACTACGATTCTGTGCTTGACGATATGAGACTCGCAAATGGAGTAGTTTGGACTATTCCTGTTGTTCTTTCGATTCCTAAGGAGATAGCGAGGGAAATAAGAGTTGGTGATTGGGTAGCTATACATGGAGAGGACGGGAAATTGTACGCTGTGATGAAAGTTGGTGATAAATACGAAAGGCGAAAAAGAGAAGAGGCCAAAAAAGTTTATAGGACGGAGGAAGATGCTCATCCAGGCGTTGCATTTCTTTATTCTCAAGGAGATGTTTGTTTAGGAGGTAAAATCTGGCTTTTGAGCAGGGTAGAACATAAAAACTTTATTGAGTACAGATTTGATCCAAAGGATACTAGGAGAATTTTCCAGGAAAGGGGATGGAAAACAGTTGTAGCGTTTCAGACGAGAAATCCTATTCATAGAGCACACGAGTATCTTCAGAAAGTGGCTCTGGAGATTGTCGATGGGCTGTTCATAAATCCGCTCGTTGGAAAAACAAAAAAAGGAGACATCCCTGCAGATGTGAGGATGAAAACTTACGAGGTGATCATAGAAAAGTATTATCCGCAGGAAAGAGTTTTCTTAGGTGTTTTTCCCGTGAACATGAGATATGCGGGACCCAGGGAGGCCGTTTTCCACGCGATCTGTAGAAAAAATTACGGATGTACTCATTTTATCGTAGGAAGAGATCATGCAGGAGTGGGAAATTACTATGGAACGTATGAAGCACAGGAGATATTTGATGAGTTCAAGCCGGAAGAAATAGAAATTGTACCTTTGAAATTCGAGCATGCTTTCTACTGTAAAAAATGCCAAGGAATGGCAACTAAGAAAACGTGCCCTCATCCAGATGAAGATCACGTCTATTTGAGCGGAACAAAGGTAAGAGAAATGCTTTCCAAAGGTGTCATGCCTCCTCCTGAATTTACAAGACCGGAGGTTGCAAAGATACTGATGGATTACTATATGGGAAGAAGCTATTCTGAGCAAGTGAGGTGATGACAATGAAAAAAGTAGCAGTAATAGGCTTAGACTGTGCAGATCCGAAATTGGTTTTCGAAGAATTCTGGGAAGAACTTCCAAATATGAGAAAACTTGCGAAGAGTTATGGACCTTTGAGATCCACAATTCCACCCATAACAGTCCCTGCTTGGATGAGTATGATGACTGCAAAAGATCCTGGGGAGTTGGGAATATACGGTTTCAGGAACAGAAAAAGCTACGAATATGACTCTGTTGTTTTTGCTAACTCGAGGATGATAAAGTATCCCACCGTTTGGGACACACTTGGGATCAGAAGTTACAAATCGATCGTTTTGGGGGTACCTTTGACGTATCCTCCGAAAAAGATAAATGGATGCATGGTGACGTCCTTTTTAACACCAGGCCTTGACGTTGAATACACTTATCCCCCTGAGTTGAAAGAAGAGATAAGTAAATGGGTGGGAAAATACATGTTCGACGTGGAAAATTTTAGAACGGAGAACAAGCAACTTGTGATCGACCAAGTTTATGAAATGACGGACAAGCGTTTCGAAGTGGCAAAACATTTAGTAACGGAAAAAGAGTGGGATTTTTTCATAATGGTTGAAATGGGTCCAGATAGAATGCATCATGCACTTTGGGCGCACCACGATCCCACACACTTCAAACACGATCCAAATAGCCCTTACAAAAATGCAATAAGAGACTATTACAAGTATCTAGACGAAAAAATAGGCAATCTCGTTTCTCTGTTTCCTGATGATACAGTAGTGATTGTCGTTTCTGATCATGGAATACAGAAGATGGAGGGAGGTATCGCGGTAAACGATTGGTTGATAGAAAGGGGATATCTTGTTTTGAAAGAAAAACCAAAGGTACCGACACGCATAGGCCAGCTCATTAAGGAAGGAAAGATCGACTGGGAAAAGACGAAAGCATGGGGGTTAGGTGGATACTACGGGAGAATCTTTATAAACGTTGAGGGGAGGGAACCAAACGGTATCGTCAAAAAGGAGGAATACGAAGATTTCAGGGACGAGTTAATAAAAGAGTTGGAATCTATAACTGATGAGCATGGGAACAATATAGGAACCAAAGTCTTTAAACCTGAAGAGGTTTACAAAAAGGTCAATAACATTGCACCCGATTTGATTGTGTATTTTGGAAATCTCAGGTGGCGTTCCATTGGAAGTGTGGGAAACGATACGATATGGCTTCACGAGAACGACACGGGACCGGACGATGCGAATCACGCTGAGGACGGCATAATTATCTCGTCCGAAGGGCAGGTTCCTAGGAGTATATATGAGGTGAGAGATTTCATTTTGAGTTTCTTCTGATAAATGGAGGGGTTTTTTTGGAGACACGGTACGAGAATTACTTGAAAACCACTGTAAAGCAAGCAGGAATGGTTTTTTTCGTCAGAGTTGTTGGCTATCTACTTGGATTTGTTTTGCAACTTGTTTTTGCAAGGCTCCTTGGGGTAGGTCTGTACGGGCTTTATTCACTTGGTTTTACAGTTGTCAATGTAGGTGTCTTGTTTTCCACTCTTGGAATGAGCTCTGGTGCGGTGAGATTCTTAGGAGAATATGTAGGAAAAAGAGAGTGGGGTAAAGTTAGGTTTCTTTTGGGAGTGATTTTCAAAACTTCCCTTGTGGTCTCATCTGCAAGCGCAATTTTTCTAGTTGTTTTCAGGCGTCCTCTCGCACGAGTTTTCAACGAACCTCAACTTGAAGGTCTTTTCATCTGGTTTTCCGCTGTTATTTTCTTCTATACACTTATGAACATTCTCTCTGGGATTTTTCAAGGTTTTAAAAAACCTTCGATCTTTGTATTCTGGAAAGACGTTATGGAGAGAAGTTTGAGAATAGCCTTTTTTATTACCTTTTATTTGATAGGATTGAAGTTGATGGGAGCAGTTGTGGCAACGGTCATTTCATCTATCATAGTTGTTCTATCGCTGTTTTCCAATCTTGTCAAGCTCACTCGACCGTTTTGGAAGGAAGAGATTTCTCCAATCGATATAAAGAGTTTCTTTACGTATTCACTGAGCATGCTTTTTGTAGGATTCACATATTTTCTAATGGGTCAGGTGAACCAGCTGATACTGGGTGTATTCTCTGATTCTACCAGTGTTGGTTTGTACACAATCGCCAACACTGTTGCTCAACTCCTTGTGTTCTTTCTCGGCAGTTTCAACATGATTTTTGCGCCTATTATATCTGAACTCTATCACACAGGGCAAAAGGAAACTTTATCAAGAATGTATTCCAATCTTACAAGGTGGATTGTCTCATTGACTACTCCTTTGTTCTTGTGGATAGTGAGCTTTTCAAAAGAGA
The Thermotoga sp. KOL6 genome window above contains:
- the sat gene encoding sulfate adenylyltransferase, encoding MINPHGGHLVNRIVEVEEKKEWERKAKEMKKITVSYWDLSELENIATGLFSPLEGFMVKEDYDSVLDDMRLANGVVWTIPVVLSIPKEIAREIRVGDWVAIHGEDGKLYAVMKVGDKYERRKREEAKKVYRTEEDAHPGVAFLYSQGDVCLGGKIWLLSRVEHKNFIEYRFDPKDTRRIFQERGWKTVVAFQTRNPIHRAHEYLQKVALEIVDGLFINPLVGKTKKGDIPADVRMKTYEVIIEKYYPQERVFLGVFPVNMRYAGPREAVFHAICRKNYGCTHFIVGRDHAGVGNYYGTYEAQEIFDEFKPEEIEIVPLKFEHAFYCKKCQGMATKKTCPHPDEDHVYLSGTKVREMLSKGVMPPPEFTRPEVAKILMDYYMGRSYSEQVR
- a CDS encoding PHP domain-containing protein, with protein sequence MFVDFHVHTSASDGSFAPTEVIKMATDKGIEVLSITDHDTVEGVQEISGVEGIVFVPGVEISSEYPRTLHILGYAIDPFHEKLCAVLKDLQEFRKKRNLLIVEKMNQMGFHITLEELIKEAGGGLVGRLHFASLMVKKGFVSNYQEAFDRYLGKGKPLYIDKKRLQPDEAIGLILAAGGIPVLAHPYQAEEDEEKLEDLVKKLAGFGLKGIEVFYSKHNERRISKYLELAKKYDLLVTAGTDFHGENKPDIPLGISVQYYYLREFLSEIEGRCVL
- a CDS encoding flippase, producing the protein METRYENYLKTTVKQAGMVFFVRVVGYLLGFVLQLVFARLLGVGLYGLYSLGFTVVNVGVLFSTLGMSSGAVRFLGEYVGKREWGKVRFLLGVIFKTSLVVSSASAIFLVVFRRPLARVFNEPQLEGLFIWFSAVIFFYTLMNILSGIFQGFKKPSIFVFWKDVMERSLRIAFFITFYLIGLKLMGAVVATVISSIIVVLSLFSNLVKLTRPFWKEEISPIDIKSFFTYSLSMLFVGFTYFLMGQVNQLILGVFSDSTSVGLYTIANTVAQLLVFFLGSFNMIFAPIISELYHTGQKETLSRMYSNLTRWIVSLTTPLFLWIVSFSKEILALFGTDYIAARNALIVLSVAQLVNAAVGSNGFLLSMTKYQRYEMLNGVVVASLNVVLNILLVPKYGVLGSAVGGALAIASVNIIKMIEVYFALRMIPYNLRYIKPIIASVIVWVVFMFLRHIFGGFVLVLVSLLAGFVTMFLVLSLLGLYEEDKMILRSIFRRLKKL
- the cysC gene encoding adenylyl-sulfate kinase → MDPKAKNIVWHEGKVKKEDREKLLGQKGVVVWLTGLPGSGKSTIAHELEWRLLERGKLAYVLDGDNIRHGLNSDLGFSPEDRKENIRRISEVAKLFADAGIITITAFISPYREDRRRARSLLKEGEFIEIYVKCPLEVLIKRDPKGLYKRALKGEIKEFTGISAPYEEPENPELIVETDKESVEESVGKILKYLEEKGII
- a CDS encoding CopG family transcriptional regulator, encoding MKQVNIPDDLYEAIEKKLDEYGFKTVDEYVTFVLKEVINTDEKGSEDTDVFSEEEEEIIKKRLRDLGYLD
- a CDS encoding sulfatase gives rise to the protein MNILFLVIDTLRYDYVSCSESFEKSHKTPILDEIASQGLIYDHAFSSGTSTPFSFPGILASIYSSQTVTPGVIHAPLTFAEYLKQKGYVTFGSDGGNIYVSDLYGYARGIIFWQSERKMELKKRFLKSKIKKALEKMKLGNLTYKASEIFKILLNVAIIYKAQNQIDKFIELLKENKNQRFFAFIDFMDVHGPYQGLWEQSLRERFLINKFFRDRGKFSREEAKKWRTLAEDWYTQGLEIVEHHIGRLLNALDTMGILRDTIVIITSDHGEEFLEHGNFDHLPKPFEEIIRVPLIVKVGNEKFSQEERNSEKKKLVSLVDLAPSISRFLFGEKPKEFVGKDTLFGGKDTREYIYCEGFRRKDSIAHDPLKKGIHNWCIRTKDKKLMKLDGQLYLFDLRADPKEQYPSKIEDTSQIPEEIQSYMKNFKHELLRYTLKNRYWKKFLRIP
- a CDS encoding alkaline phosphatase family protein, with product MKKVAVIGLDCADPKLVFEEFWEELPNMRKLAKSYGPLRSTIPPITVPAWMSMMTAKDPGELGIYGFRNRKSYEYDSVVFANSRMIKYPTVWDTLGIRSYKSIVLGVPLTYPPKKINGCMVTSFLTPGLDVEYTYPPELKEEISKWVGKYMFDVENFRTENKQLVIDQVYEMTDKRFEVAKHLVTEKEWDFFIMVEMGPDRMHHALWAHHDPTHFKHDPNSPYKNAIRDYYKYLDEKIGNLVSLFPDDTVVIVVSDHGIQKMEGGIAVNDWLIERGYLVLKEKPKVPTRIGQLIKEGKIDWEKTKAWGLGGYYGRIFINVEGREPNGIVKKEEYEDFRDELIKELESITDEHGNNIGTKVFKPEEVYKKVNNIAPDLIVYFGNLRWRSIGSVGNDTIWLHENDTGPDDANHAEDGIIISSEGQVPRSIYEVRDFILSFF
- a CDS encoding CopG family transcriptional regulator; translation: MDRVTIKIPKSLYARIKKVIEGTSYNSVTEFVVDVLRDLVSSGIEKVNDEFEMTSLTKEEIKAIKRRLKNLGYL
- a CDS encoding DASS family sodium-coupled anion symporter, whose amino-acid sequence is MKKKVVFLVSLVLFVLPFFLSPPFDLSEEGFKTLVIFAICTLWWITNVVPIMITSLFAIISFPLLGLASSEEVYSYFGNTSVFFLIGSFIISSVLRRNGITQKVALKFIETFGKNPKRLILSVLFSSYFLSLWMLSHAVVAVLLPIVLEIASNMEEGSEKFAKALLLGTFWGAVLGGNTTLLGGARAPLVFAMFQPYFARRLTFLKWILASLPITGTLLLFSSFFLIKLTPNLEMEKIRKFLRSSMKEDTLSSKKIFIIAVTIVTIFLWMFAGERIGVANIALGAVIVLFFMDAVSWGEVEEDVNWGVILMYGGAIVLGRMVSKTGLAEWIVSHLKMEVLSPTVLFFTMIIGGMLLTEVMSNSAAAVVLTQFAIPLLGSMKIPPEAVAVMVSMVTGFSFMFPTGSPSAALIASTGYIQIKDLVKYGAFIAFLSFVVFVVFVNTLWKWIF